ACAGCATGCCAATTTCATTGTAAATACCGGTCAAGCGACAGCAGAGGACGTGCTTACCCTAATGAAGCATATTCAAAGTACAATATCATCTCAAACCGGCATCAAGCTAGTTCCGGAGGTTTTCGTAGTGGGTGAGCGGTAAACTCGGAGGTGATACATTGGACAAATTGGTGATTGAGGGAGGCCGTCCCCTGTCAGGCACCATACGTATCCATGGAGCAAAAAATGCGGCACTGCCTATTCTTGCAGCAAGTTTGCTTGCGCAAGGTAAGGTGGAAATTCGGAATGTGCCCCATCTATTGGACATTAAGGTCATGCTGCACATCCTTGAAAGACTCGGCTGTACATGCCGACATGAAGAGGAAACGGTATACGTGGATACGTCGTCCGTCCGATCGTTCCAAATTCCGGAGGATTTGATGAAGCAAATGCGTTCATCGATCTTTCTCATGGGACCTCTGCTCGCCAGATATGGTGAAGTTTCCATTTACCAGCCGGGAGGCTGCGCTATAGGCGAGCGTAAAATCGACCTTCATCTGGAGGGCTTAAAGGCTCTTGGTGCAGAGATCGAGGAAAAAGACGAGCAAATTACGTTCCGTGCCCGCAAGCTGACCGGCTCAGACATTCATATGGATTTTCCGAGCGTAGGAGCAACGGAAAATATTATGATGGCTGCCGTGTTGGCTGAAGGACGAACAACGATTACCAACGCAGCGAGGGAACCGGAGATTCAGGATCTTCAGAACTTCCTGAATGCCATGGGTGCCCATATTATCGGTGCAGGAACAGACACGATTACAATTACGGGGGTCAGTAGCCTGAATCCGTGTACGTATGAGGTCATTCCTGACCGTATTGTAGCAGGAACGGTTATGATCGCAGCTGCTGCTACACGTGGCAGTGTGTCATTGACACACTGTAATCCCTCCCACTTGTCCGCATTGATTCATGTCCTTAGGCGGGCTGGTGTTCAAATCGGCATCCTGAATGATATAATGACCATAAGCTGTATGAGCCGCCCCAAAGCGGTGGAGAGGATTGTGACTTCACCTTACCCATCTTTTCCAACAGATTTGCAGTCTCAAGTCATGGTTCTGCTTTCTTTGGCGGACGGCTTCAGTGTCATGAAAGAGACCGTCTTCGAAAGCAGATTCAAACATGTGGATGAATTAAATGTGATGGGAGCCGATATTACGGTCGATGCGAATGCTGCCTTTATAAGAGGAGTTTCTCGTCTATACGGGGCTACGGTAGAGGCTACCGATCTGCGGGCAGGGGCTGCGCTGGTTATAGCGGGGCTGGCTGCCCAGGGACGTACCATTGTTGAGCAGGTTCACCACATTGACAGAGGGTATGACCGGATCGAACGTCTTTTCCAGGGACTGGGCGCCTTAATGAGCCGTCAGTCTCCGGTGCTGGAGCAGCTGGATTTCGTAAATTAATGCCTGGAACGTCCCTCCGGCAGCGGGGGGACAAAAGGCTTTTGTGGAGAGAAGCTATGCCAAATGCTCAAATACCTGTTCTTAAAAAGAATAAAACGAAAAAAAGGACAAGCCGGAAGATTGCCGTTCTTCTCATTTTATTGTTCATTGTGTTACTCGCTGTTCTCTTTTTCCGTTCTTCGTTAAGTCGGGTTTCTGAAATCCGCTTTGACGGTAATGTATTTTCGACCCGAGAGCAGCTTCTAAATCGAAGCGGTCTAGCTATCGGGGATCAGTATTTTGGAGTTAGTTCATCTGACATTTCTGAAAAGCTGCGGGAGATTCAGTCGATTCAGCAAGTCACGGTGGACAAGCAGTTTCCAGGTATCATTTCTGTTCACATTAAAGAGTTTGCTACGGTCGCTTACGAGCTGCAGAGTGATGGCAGCCTGCGAGCAATTCTGGCAAACGGGTCAAGCGTAGGCGTGAGCAGCAGCGGAATAGCTGTCGAGAAGCCGATTTTGACCAAATGGAAATCAGATGATCCGTATAAAGCGAAGCTGTGTGATGCATTATCGCGTATTCCGGGAGAGTGGACAGCCGATATTTCGGAAATCATTCCCGCGCCGATTCCTTCTTTTCCGGACCGCATAAGAATGTATACACGCTCCCAGTTTGAGGTGATAACAACCGTTTCGCTGCTGAACTCTAAAATCAGCTATTTGAATCAGGTGCTGGAAACAGAAGAACCCGGTCTGATCACCATGTTGGCGGCGGATTCTTACGTTCCGTTCAAGCCGGATACGAATGAAGAGGGTCAAGAAAAAGATACTACTCAGTGATGTGAAAAAATGTTAGAATTAATTTTATGGGTAATAGACTTGCCTCCTTCTTTTTTCTTCGAATTTTTATGTGACTGCAACCATAAATTGGCTTCTAAAAAATTTGTAGAAAAAAGAGGGAAAGCATGGAGTATGTTGAATATGTACAGTGTGTGTTCAAAGAACGAAATTCATTTTGGAGTCAGGAGGTGCCACAGACTTGAGCAACAATGACATCATTGTTAGTTTGGACATCGGTACATCCAAAGTTCGGGCTATTATTGGGGAAATGAATAATGGAACCTTTAATATTATTGGAGTTGGATCTGCCGACTCGGAAGGGATTCGCAAAGGTGCAATTGTAGACATTGATCAAACCGTGCAATCAATCCGTAACGCTGTGGATCACGCAGAGCGCATGGTTGGTATTCAAATAACAGAAGTGTATGTGGGGATTTCAGGCAACCATATTGGTTTGCAAAATAGTCATGGCGTAGTAGCCGTGTCCAACGAGGACCGAGAAATCGGTGAGGAGGACATCGAGCGTGTACTGAAAGCAGCTGAAGTTATTGCCGTACCACCGGAGAGAGAAATCATTGACGTGGTAGCCAAGCAGTATGTCGTGGATGGCCTTGAAGGAATTCAGGACCCTCGCGGTATGATCGGAGTTCGTCTCGAAGTAGAGGCTACGATTGTTACTGGAGGCAAGACCCCGATACATAACCTGTTGCGTTGCGTGGAGAAAGCCGGCTTGAGGATCAAAGATCTGGTGCTGCTGCCACTCGGGGCTGGGCAATTGTCTCTTTCGAAGGATGAAAAGGTGATGGGTTCGGTGCTGGTGGATATTGGTGCAGGTTCTACGAATGTTGCTATTTTCCAGGAAGGATCGATTGTTGCCACATCAACACTTCCAATTGGCGGAGAATTTGTAACCAATGATATTGCCTACGGATTGAGGACCCTTACCGATCAAGCCGAGAAAGTAAAGCTCAAATACGGCTGCGCATGGTATGATGATGCGGCAGCCGATGTCGTCTTTAAAGTAACCCGTATCGGCAGTAATGTCGATAAAGAGTTTAACCAGCAGGATTTGGCTGCTATTATTGAGCCTAGAGTGCAGGAAATTTTTCAACTCATTCAGGCGGAAGTTAAGCGCTTGGGTTACACAGAGCTTCCGGGGGGTTATATACTTACCGGAGGCACCGTCTCCATGCCTGGTGTACTTCAGGTGGCACAAAGCGAACTGGCCGCTTCCGTAAGGATCGCCGTACCTGATTTTATCGGTGTAAGGGATCCGGGCTACACGAGCGGAGTTGGCATCTTGCATAATGCTATTCGTTACTATCGTGGAAGATCGACAAGCGTTAGCAACAGTGGCGGAAGTACCAAGAAGCCGGCCAACCGGACCAAAAGCAGCAGTCCCACCGCGGAAGGCGAGCAAAAGCAGGGGTTGATTGAACGCTTAAAAAATATGTTCAGTGAATTTATATAACGTTCATTGCTAATTATGCCAATCATGGACGGGCCATCCATGCACATTGAGGGGGAGATGGAATAGTATGTTGGAATTTGATTTTGAAATGGAGAGCTTGGCTCAAATTAAAGTGATCGGCGTCGGCGGTGGCGGCAGCAATGCGGTTAACCGGATGATCGAAAATGGTGTTCAAGGTGTGGAGTTCATTACTGTCAATACAGATGCCCAGGCACTTCATTTAGCGAAGTCTGAGCATAAGCTTCAGATTGGTGATAAGCTGACTCGCGGCTTGGGTGCCGGTGCTAACCCGGATGTGGGTAAAAAAGCGGCTGAGGAGTCGCGTGAGCTCATTATGAATACGCTCAAAGGTGCCGATATGGTATTCGTTACGGCAGGTATGGGTGGCGGTACAGGAACAGGAGCGGCTCCTGTCATTGCTGAAATTGCCAAGGAATGCGGTGCATTGACAGTGGGCGTGGTAACACGACCATTCACGTTTGAAGGGCGTAAACGCTCCAATCAAGCTGAACTCGGCATTGAGGGATTAAAAGAAAAGGTAGACACGTTGATTGTAATCCCGAATGACCGCCTGCTTGAAATTGTGGACAAGAAAACCCCAATGCTGGAAGCGTTCCGTGAAGCGGATAATGTTCTGCGCCAGGCAGTACAAGGTATTTCGGATCTGATCGCTGTACCGGGTCTGATCAACCTTGACTTTGCTGACGTAAAAACGATCATGACGGAGCGTGGCTCTGCTTTGATGGGAATCGGTGAAGCGACTGGTGAAAATCGTGCGGCTGAAGCTGCACGCAAGGCTATCATGAGCCCGTTGCTGGAGACATCCATTGAAGGTGCTCGTGGTGTAATTATGAACATCACTGGCGGCGTCAATCTGTCTCTGTACGAGGTCAATGAGGCGGCTGAAATTGTAACCTCGGCCTCCGATCCGGAGGTTAACATGATTTTTGGTGCCATCATTGACGAAGAATTAAAAGAAGAGATTAAGGTTACCGTCATCGCAACAGGCTTTGAGGGTAAGCCAAGCCAACCAGCACCGGGACGTAGACCGGCAGCTAATCCGGCGGCTTCCGAATCGACGGAAAAAGGCTCTCCTAACTTGCGTCCATTTGGTAATACTCAAAGCAGTGACCAATTGGATATTCCGACATTCTTACGTAACCGTTCACGCAATAATAATAACGATAACTAGTTTGAAATCAGAGAGCCCGTATTCTCCTTGGAGATGCGGGCTTCTTTGTGTTTTCCCTATCCGCGCTTGCCGGAGCTTCTCCTCTTTCCGACAAAATTAGTCGATCACCGTCCCCACCATTAGACAGACTTTGAACAGCATGACTACTATACTTAAGCCTATCCTGCAAATGCTGGGCGGGTGAACCCTTGGTTGTTTATATCGACTTGATTTTTTTGACCAATTTGTTCATTGATGCTGTATTGCTGATGGTCACCGCATGGATGAGAAAAATCCGTCCGGCGTGGTGGAGGCTGATTCTTTCGGCTGTCATTGGTGCAATGTACGTGGTCATGATGTTTGTGCCGGAGCTGTCCTTTTTATTTACGTTTCTGATCAAATTTGCATTATCGGTCATTATGCTGCTGGTGGCTTTTGGATTTGGCAGCATGCAGAAGTATCTTCGTACCATGGGTGCTTTTTACATGATCAATTTTGTAGCTGCAGGCGGAATTTTGGGGATGCATTATTTTCTCCAAAGTACGGGGGAATTGTTTAATGGCATCTGGTATACCGCTTCGGGTGGAATGTCCTTTGAGTTGAAAATTGCATTCTGGTTTATTTTATGCGCATTTGTCGGAGTGATGCTTTTCTTTCGTATTGTACAATCCTCAAAGCAGCGCACAGAAAGGATGAGTGGGTTTTTGGGAGAAGTGCAGGTGTGGATCGGGCAGGATCATATTGAGTGTACAGGCTTGCTGGATACAGGCAACCAACTGCATGATCCTTTGACCCGAATCCCGGTCATGGTAATGGAGGCGGCCTTGTGGGAAGGCTATTTGCCCTCCTCCTGGCTCCAAAAATGTTCTGAGGGGAATGTTGACCAACTGGTGATGGAGCTGGGAGAAGAATCGTTCAGCTGGCAGGATCGTGTCCGTCTTGTTCCCTATCGAGGGATCAACCGCAGCCATTCCTTTATGCTTGCACTCAAGCCCGATCGGGTGGAGGTGATTATGAATGGGGCTCGTTATGTACAGGATCGAGTGCTTATTGGTTTGGATGGGGGGACCTTGTCGGCAGAGGGCCAATACCGAGCGATTATTCACCCGGATGTGACGGCACACGAAGAGGGCCATGCTGATATGAGCCAGAAGGGGGATGCACGTCTTAGCGAGCTTTTACAGGCGCAGGAGCGTGGAGCGAGAGTACAGGATGAGGCTTGAAGGAGACGAAAGAGATTTTGCACCATTTTCAAATTCAAAAGGGGGAGAAGGTTATGCGGGAACAGATGAAATTAAAAATGAAAATCAGGCTAGCATTGCAATTGCAATATTATCGTATTTTATTTTTATTTGGCCTAAAAAGTGAAGAAATTTATTATATTGGCGGCAGCGAGGCGCTCCCCCCACCGCTGACGAGAGACGAGGAAGAGTATTTGCTCGGAAAGCTCTCCTCTGGAGATGCAGCAGTACGTTCCATGCTCATCGAACGGAATTTGCGGTTGGTCGTGTATATTGCCCGTAAATTTGAAAATACGGGGATCAACATTGAGGATCTTGTATCCATCGGTGCCATTGGACTGATCAAGGCCGTTAACACCTTTGATCCCGAAAAGAAAATCAAGCTTGCGACTTATGCTTCAAGATGCATTGAAAATGAAATTTTGATGTACTTGCGGCGCAATAGCAAAACGAGAACAGAGGTTTCGTTTGACGAGCCCCTGAATATTGATTGGGATGGTAATGAATTATTGCTTTCCGACGTGATGGGAACGGAAAATGATACCATTTACCGTAATATTGAGGAGCAAGTAGACCGCAAATTATTGCATAAGGCGCTGGATAAGCTGACAGATCGAGAGCGTTTAATTATGGAGCTGCGCTTCGGCTTGCAGGACGGAGAAGAGAAGACACAGAAGGATGTTGCTGACCTGCTGGGTATCTCGCAATCGTATATTTCGCGCCTGGAAAAACGAATTATAAAGCGCTTACGAAAAGAATTTAACAAAATGGTATAACGTTTGGGCATATCCGGAAGCGATGGAAACGGCGAATAAAAAAACGCCCTCAGGAGATAATGTACATTAATGTTGCTCCTTGGGAGGTAAGACACGATGACCCGAAACAAAGTGGAAATTTGCGGTGTGGATACCGCCAAACTGCCGGTATTAACCAATGCAGAAATGCGTGAGCTGTTCACATCACTTCAGCAAAATAATGAACGATCAGCCAGAGAAAAATTGGTCAATGGCAATCTCCGGCTCGTCCTGAGTGTAATTCAGCGGTTTAACAATCGGGGAGAGTTTGTGGATGATTTGTTTCAGGTAGGCTGCATCGGCCTGATGAAGGCGATTGATAATTTTGACCTTTCGCAAAACGTGAAGTTCTCCACTTATGCGGTTCCGATGATTATCGGAGAGATACGACGTTACTTGCGGGATAACAATCCGATTCGTGTATCGCGTTCGTTACGGGATATTGCATATAAGGCGCTTCAGGTGCGGGATAGTCTGACGAATCTGAACTCGCGCGAACCGACGATTTTTGAAATTTCAGAGGCGTTGAATGTGCCCAAAGAAGACGTTGTGTTTGCATTGGATGCGATTCAGGATCCAGTTTCGCTGTTCGAGCCGATATATCACGACGGGGGCGACCCAATCTATGTGATGGATCAGATCAGTGATGACAGAAACAAAGACGTCTCATGGATTGAGGAGATCGCTCTGCGGGAAGCGATGCATCGCCT
This DNA window, taken from Paenibacillus kribbensis, encodes the following:
- the murA gene encoding UDP-N-acetylglucosamine 1-carboxyvinyltransferase, which translates into the protein MSGKLGGDTLDKLVIEGGRPLSGTIRIHGAKNAALPILAASLLAQGKVEIRNVPHLLDIKVMLHILERLGCTCRHEEETVYVDTSSVRSFQIPEDLMKQMRSSIFLMGPLLARYGEVSIYQPGGCAIGERKIDLHLEGLKALGAEIEEKDEQITFRARKLTGSDIHMDFPSVGATENIMMAAVLAEGRTTITNAAREPEIQDLQNFLNAMGAHIIGAGTDTITITGVSSLNPCTYEVIPDRIVAGTVMIAAAATRGSVSLTHCNPSHLSALIHVLRRAGVQIGILNDIMTISCMSRPKAVERIVTSPYPSFPTDLQSQVMVLLSLADGFSVMKETVFESRFKHVDELNVMGADITVDANAAFIRGVSRLYGATVEATDLRAGAALVIAGLAAQGRTIVEQVHHIDRGYDRIERLFQGLGALMSRQSPVLEQLDFVN
- a CDS encoding cell division protein FtsQ/DivIB; this encodes MPNAQIPVLKKNKTKKRTSRKIAVLLILLFIVLLAVLFFRSSLSRVSEIRFDGNVFSTREQLLNRSGLAIGDQYFGVSSSDISEKLREIQSIQQVTVDKQFPGIISVHIKEFATVAYELQSDGSLRAILANGSSVGVSSSGIAVEKPILTKWKSDDPYKAKLCDALSRIPGEWTADISEIIPAPIPSFPDRIRMYTRSQFEVITTVSLLNSKISYLNQVLETEEPGLITMLAADSYVPFKPDTNEEGQEKDTTQ
- the ftsA gene encoding cell division protein FtsA, translating into MSNNDIIVSLDIGTSKVRAIIGEMNNGTFNIIGVGSADSEGIRKGAIVDIDQTVQSIRNAVDHAERMVGIQITEVYVGISGNHIGLQNSHGVVAVSNEDREIGEEDIERVLKAAEVIAVPPEREIIDVVAKQYVVDGLEGIQDPRGMIGVRLEVEATIVTGGKTPIHNLLRCVEKAGLRIKDLVLLPLGAGQLSLSKDEKVMGSVLVDIGAGSTNVAIFQEGSIVATSTLPIGGEFVTNDIAYGLRTLTDQAEKVKLKYGCAWYDDAAADVVFKVTRIGSNVDKEFNQQDLAAIIEPRVQEIFQLIQAEVKRLGYTELPGGYILTGGTVSMPGVLQVAQSELAASVRIAVPDFIGVRDPGYTSGVGILHNAIRYYRGRSTSVSNSGGSTKKPANRTKSSSPTAEGEQKQGLIERLKNMFSEFI
- the ftsZ gene encoding cell division protein FtsZ yields the protein MLEFDFEMESLAQIKVIGVGGGGSNAVNRMIENGVQGVEFITVNTDAQALHLAKSEHKLQIGDKLTRGLGAGANPDVGKKAAEESRELIMNTLKGADMVFVTAGMGGGTGTGAAPVIAEIAKECGALTVGVVTRPFTFEGRKRSNQAELGIEGLKEKVDTLIVIPNDRLLEIVDKKTPMLEAFREADNVLRQAVQGISDLIAVPGLINLDFADVKTIMTERGSALMGIGEATGENRAAEAARKAIMSPLLETSIEGARGVIMNITGGVNLSLYEVNEAAEIVTSASDPEVNMIFGAIIDEELKEEIKVTVIATGFEGKPSQPAPGRRPAANPAASESTEKGSPNLRPFGNTQSSDQLDIPTFLRNRSRNNNNDN
- the spoIIGA gene encoding sigma-E processing peptidase SpoIIGA, with translation MVVYIDLIFLTNLFIDAVLLMVTAWMRKIRPAWWRLILSAVIGAMYVVMMFVPELSFLFTFLIKFALSVIMLLVAFGFGSMQKYLRTMGAFYMINFVAAGGILGMHYFLQSTGELFNGIWYTASGGMSFELKIAFWFILCAFVGVMLFFRIVQSSKQRTERMSGFLGEVQVWIGQDHIECTGLLDTGNQLHDPLTRIPVMVMEAALWEGYLPSSWLQKCSEGNVDQLVMELGEESFSWQDRVRLVPYRGINRSHSFMLALKPDRVEVIMNGARYVQDRVLIGLDGGTLSAEGQYRAIIHPDVTAHEEGHADMSQKGDARLSELLQAQERGARVQDEA
- the sigE gene encoding RNA polymerase sporulation sigma factor SigE, which produces MREQMKLKMKIRLALQLQYYRILFLFGLKSEEIYYIGGSEALPPPLTRDEEEYLLGKLSSGDAAVRSMLIERNLRLVVYIARKFENTGINIEDLVSIGAIGLIKAVNTFDPEKKIKLATYASRCIENEILMYLRRNSKTRTEVSFDEPLNIDWDGNELLLSDVMGTENDTIYRNIEEQVDRKLLHKALDKLTDRERLIMELRFGLQDGEEKTQKDVADLLGISQSYISRLEKRIIKRLRKEFNKMV
- the sigG gene encoding RNA polymerase sporulation sigma factor SigG — encoded protein: MTRNKVEICGVDTAKLPVLTNAEMRELFTSLQQNNERSAREKLVNGNLRLVLSVIQRFNNRGEFVDDLFQVGCIGLMKAIDNFDLSQNVKFSTYAVPMIIGEIRRYLRDNNPIRVSRSLRDIAYKALQVRDSLTNLNSREPTIFEISEALNVPKEDVVFALDAIQDPVSLFEPIYHDGGDPIYVMDQISDDRNKDVSWIEEIALREAMHRLGQREKMILSMRFYEGKTQMEVADEIGISQAQVSRLEKSAIQQMQKHVKS